The following proteins come from a genomic window of Shewanella halifaxensis HAW-EB4:
- a CDS encoding VOC family protein, with protein MDIKALGYFVAQTDDLTQWQQYAENVLGMMVTSAPGGGLYLKMDDRPYRMLIVEGNDKRYLASGWELASQGAFNSAIESLNAKEVSWEEGNAAECLQRGVQQLVIVIDPAGNRHELYWGHKSDCQPFISPQGVPVFLTGDMGLGHTVLPAPNFDETYAFLTDVLGFGLSDIFNFKPAPDAEPIRIHFMHCNNPRHHSLAICEFPSPVGCVHVMVEVESMTEVGRAHDRHQNHGVALSATLGQHLNDKMTSFYMKTPSQFDLEFGCGGLQVDWQDHCAFEFTRVSIWGHDFSVGQNQQGAE; from the coding sequence ATGGACATTAAAGCACTGGGCTATTTCGTTGCACAAACAGATGATCTTACACAATGGCAGCAATATGCTGAAAACGTATTAGGCATGATGGTCACATCAGCGCCAGGCGGCGGTCTTTACTTAAAAATGGATGACCGTCCTTACCGCATGCTAATTGTTGAGGGCAATGATAAGCGTTATCTGGCCTCTGGATGGGAGCTTGCCTCACAAGGCGCTTTTAACAGTGCTATTGAATCCTTAAACGCAAAAGAGGTGAGTTGGGAAGAGGGGAACGCTGCTGAATGTTTGCAGCGCGGCGTGCAGCAACTTGTAATCGTCATTGACCCCGCGGGCAATAGACACGAATTGTATTGGGGACATAAATCTGATTGCCAACCGTTTATTTCTCCTCAAGGTGTCCCCGTCTTCCTTACGGGGGATATGGGATTAGGCCATACGGTTTTACCTGCGCCTAATTTTGATGAGACATACGCATTTTTAACCGATGTGCTTGGTTTTGGCTTATCCGATATATTCAATTTCAAACCTGCGCCAGATGCCGAGCCCATTCGTATTCACTTTATGCACTGCAATAACCCTAGACACCATAGTTTGGCTATTTGTGAGTTTCCATCGCCAGTAGGTTGCGTGCACGTCATGGTTGAAGTGGAATCAATGACAGAAGTGGGTCGCGCCCATGATAGGCATCAAAATCATGGCGTTGCGCTATCAGCCACTTTAGGTCAGCACCTAAACGACAAAATGACCTCTTTTTATATGAAAACACCGTCTCAGTTTGATCTTGAGTTTGGTTGTGGCGGTTTGCAGGTTGATTGGCAGGATCATTGTGCCTTTGAGTTTACTCGAGTGAGCATTTGGGGCCACGACTTTTCAGTCGGACAAAATCAACAAGGAGCTGAGTAG
- a CDS encoding CoA transferase subunit A, with translation MNKLQTVKQMVAQLEDGMTIGIGGWGPRRKPMALIREILRSDLKDLTIVAYGGADVGMLCAANKVKKVIFAFVSLDFIPLEPFFRKARQNGDIDIMEIDEGMMLLGLRAAAWGCPFIPTQVGLGTDVVKVNPDLKVIDSPYDDKEWVAMPALKLDAALIHVDRADVRGVCQITGPDHYMDDWFVRAAKKSLVTCDELVGSEVFNDPNAARCVFWERSLTTAVAHVPAGAHPTSCAPFYGFDTAHFKEYNACARDGGFELYFDKYVKNKCETDYQELVGGIDTIKRLALPVY, from the coding sequence ATGAACAAATTACAAACGGTAAAGCAAATGGTCGCCCAACTCGAAGACGGGATGACTATTGGCATTGGCGGTTGGGGGCCTAGGCGCAAGCCTATGGCACTTATTCGCGAGATCCTCCGCTCTGATTTAAAAGATCTTACCATTGTTGCATATGGTGGAGCCGACGTTGGCATGCTTTGCGCTGCAAACAAAGTAAAGAAAGTGATCTTTGCGTTTGTCTCACTGGACTTTATTCCCCTAGAACCCTTTTTTAGAAAAGCTCGTCAAAATGGTGACATCGACATCATGGAAATTGATGAGGGAATGATGTTGCTAGGCTTACGTGCTGCGGCATGGGGTTGCCCGTTTATACCAACTCAAGTCGGCTTAGGTACTGATGTAGTTAAGGTCAATCCAGACTTAAAAGTCATTGATAGTCCCTATGACGATAAAGAGTGGGTAGCCATGCCTGCATTGAAGCTCGATGCGGCACTGATCCATGTCGATCGAGCCGATGTTCGCGGTGTGTGTCAAATCACTGGACCGGATCACTATATGGATGATTGGTTTGTTAGAGCGGCTAAAAAATCATTAGTGACCTGCGATGAACTTGTGGGGTCTGAGGTATTTAACGACCCTAATGCAGCACGTTGTGTGTTTTGGGAACGCAGCCTAACGACCGCCGTTGCCCATGTCCCCGCTGGTGCTCATCCAACCTCTTGCGCGCCTTTTTACGGTTTTGATACCGCGCACTTTAAAGAATACAACGCTTGTGCGCGTGACGGTGGCTTTGAACTGTATTTCGATAAATATGTAAAAAATAAGTGTGAAACTGATTATCAAGAGTTAGTCGGCGGGATAGATACAATAAAACGATTAGCATTACCGGTTTACTAA
- a CDS encoding CoA-transferase subunit beta: MTIAKEYSLAELMICAAAEAFRHDGEVLATGIGLIPRLGASLAMKTFNTDLMMTDSEAYLLSEPNPVGPRANDYIQQNETWMGFSRIFDNVWSRKRHAMVGPTQIDQFGQANISALGSDYSKPKVQMLGVRGFPGNSISHPNSFFVPSHNTRVFVKGECDMVASIGYNPERLPKGYQLDDIDIRLVITDLCVMDFNGPDHQVRLVSLHPGVALNTVIENTGFAIHIPQNVKTTAAPTQEQLAIIASLDPHNLRAKQLKDNPPGDRTTAAKLAEEVA; the protein is encoded by the coding sequence ATGACTATAGCGAAAGAGTACAGCTTAGCAGAGCTGATGATATGCGCCGCTGCAGAGGCATTTCGCCATGATGGTGAGGTACTTGCAACCGGTATTGGCTTAATTCCTCGCCTTGGTGCTAGTTTAGCCATGAAAACCTTTAACACCGATCTGATGATGACAGACTCTGAAGCATATCTATTGTCAGAGCCAAATCCAGTTGGCCCGAGGGCTAATGATTACATTCAGCAAAATGAAACATGGATGGGTTTTTCACGGATTTTTGATAATGTTTGGAGCCGTAAGCGCCATGCTATGGTCGGCCCGACTCAAATTGACCAATTTGGTCAGGCAAACATTTCAGCACTAGGCAGTGATTATAGTAAGCCAAAAGTGCAAATGCTTGGCGTAAGGGGCTTTCCTGGGAACTCAATTAGCCACCCTAACTCGTTCTTTGTACCAAGCCACAATACTCGTGTTTTCGTAAAAGGTGAGTGCGATATGGTGGCATCGATTGGTTATAACCCTGAGCGGTTGCCAAAAGGCTACCAACTCGATGATATCGATATACGTCTAGTGATAACCGATCTATGCGTGATGGACTTTAACGGGCCAGATCACCAAGTACGTTTAGTGAGTCTGCATCCCGGGGTCGCGCTTAATACGGTAATTGAAAATACTGGGTTTGCAATACACATTCCGCAGAATGTAAAAACAACGGCTGCGCCGACACAAGAGCAGCTTGCGATAATAGCCTCTCTTGACCCGCATAACTTAAGAGCAAAGCAACTTAAGGACAATCCTCCAGGTGATAGAACCACTGCCGCCAAACTTGCAGAAGAGGTTGCCTAA
- a CDS encoding enoyl-CoA hydratase produces the protein MPNNTAHSEAAAQTTANQLASLDGCHREDLDGVVFYEVREQVAIVTMNRPEYNNAQNSKMTYALDAAFKRACDDDNVKVIILAGEGKHFSAGHDIGTPGRDVDQEFDRASLWYDHSNKSGGEFLYAREQEVYLGMCRRWRDMPKPTIAMVQGACIAGGLMLAWVCDLIICSDDAYYCDPVVRMGIPGVEYFAHVHELNPRIAKEFLFLGDKMNAQRAYELGMVNRIFARKDLTEETLTIANKIAQMPRLGLQLTKQAINNAEDLMGKRSTMDMVFGLHHFAHVHNESISGDKLGGFDAKAMAKANKAASVSDKRKEAS, from the coding sequence ATGCCTAACAATACAGCTCACAGTGAAGCGGCCGCCCAAACTACGGCTAACCAGCTAGCGTCGCTTGATGGATGTCACCGCGAAGATCTTGATGGCGTTGTGTTTTATGAAGTGCGGGAACAAGTCGCAATCGTAACCATGAATCGCCCTGAATATAACAATGCACAAAATTCTAAAATGACCTACGCGCTCGACGCGGCTTTTAAACGAGCGTGCGATGATGACAACGTAAAAGTGATCATACTCGCAGGTGAAGGTAAGCACTTTTCAGCCGGACATGACATCGGCACTCCTGGACGCGACGTTGACCAAGAGTTTGATCGTGCCAGTCTTTGGTACGACCACAGCAATAAAAGTGGTGGTGAGTTTTTATATGCTAGAGAGCAAGAGGTTTACTTAGGCATGTGTCGCCGCTGGCGTGATATGCCAAAACCCACTATTGCAATGGTACAGGGTGCCTGTATTGCCGGAGGGCTAATGTTAGCCTGGGTGTGCGATCTTATTATCTGCTCTGACGATGCCTATTACTGTGACCCGGTTGTTCGAATGGGGATCCCGGGCGTTGAATACTTTGCGCACGTGCATGAGCTTAACCCTCGAATCGCAAAAGAGTTTTTATTCTTAGGCGACAAAATGAATGCTCAGCGTGCCTATGAGTTAGGCATGGTGAACCGAATATTTGCACGAAAAGATTTAACTGAAGAAACGTTAACCATAGCTAATAAAATCGCCCAAATGCCCCGACTTGGTCTGCAATTAACTAAGCAAGCCATTAATAACGCCGAAGATCTGATGGGCAAACGTAGCACGATGGATATGGTTTTTGGCTTACACCATTTTGCTCATGTTCATAATGAGTCAATATCCGGTGACAAGCTCGGTGGTTTCGATGCAAAAGCGATGGCAAAAGCCAATAAGGCCGCAAGTGTGTCAGATAAGCGAAAGGAGGCATCATGA